One window from the genome of Marinobacter sp. LV10R510-11A encodes:
- a CDS encoding LysE family translocator: MFEFSSFAAALGVYVIGTASPGPGNLAIANTSLNYGRTPGLALAAGVISGSLCWGAMTAAGVSALLMSNTQVLVWLKILGACYLFFLAWKSIHGALAHNAGIVARTQEKQTRNLGFYLQGLGIHLTNPKATLTWFTVTTVGLSASAPIWASFVLVASCAVLGGVIFCTYALAFSAHSAERFFARTRKSFGLICAAFYSMVAIGFLSSLF; encoded by the coding sequence ATGTTTGAGTTTTCGAGTTTCGCTGCCGCACTGGGGGTTTACGTGATCGGCACCGCCAGCCCGGGGCCAGGCAACTTGGCGATTGCCAATACCTCGCTCAATTATGGGCGCACACCGGGCCTGGCGTTGGCCGCCGGGGTCATTTCCGGGTCGTTGTGCTGGGGTGCAATGACGGCTGCCGGCGTCTCGGCGCTGTTGATGTCCAACACGCAGGTGCTGGTGTGGTTGAAAATATTGGGCGCCTGCTATCTGTTTTTCCTCGCCTGGAAGTCGATCCACGGTGCGCTGGCGCACAACGCCGGGATCGTGGCACGCACGCAGGAAAAACAGACGCGCAACCTGGGCTTCTATTTGCAAGGGCTGGGCATTCACTTGACCAACCCCAAGGCGACCTTGACCTGGTTCACCGTGACCACTGTCGGGCTGAGTGCCAGCGCGCCGATTTGGGCCAGTTTTGTCCTAGTGGCCAGCTGTGCGGTTTTGGGGGGCGTGATTTTTTGCACTTATGCACTGGCCTTCTCCGCGCATTCGGCGGAACGGTTTTTCGCCCGTACCCGTAAATCGTTCGGGCTGATTTGCGCTGCCTTTTATTCGATGGTAGCCATCGGCTTTCTCAGCTCGTTGTTCTGA
- a CDS encoding formyltransferase family protein — protein MMQRNAPCKDKVLLSVCTMDWCDHGVEFAKTVFSNLEVFCWDPGDPYPYHLDNWEGDWIISYRGDFIFPQSIYKNAHKGAINLHPAPPKYRGLGSQHYAIYYNDETYGSTCHHLAPSVDSGQIIDVAHFNVARAETASSLRLHVGAYCLQQFIHLVTDYILQGRSLPVSPESWGERLYKQSELKPWMERVRAEEPDHRCFR, from the coding sequence ATGATGCAAAGAAACGCACCGTGCAAGGACAAAGTCCTGCTGTCGGTATGCACCATGGACTGGTGCGACCATGGGGTCGAATTCGCCAAGACGGTGTTCTCCAACCTGGAGGTGTTCTGCTGGGACCCGGGCGATCCTTACCCGTATCACCTAGATAACTGGGAAGGCGACTGGATCATTTCCTACCGCGGCGACTTTATCTTTCCGCAGAGCATTTACAAGAATGCTCACAAGGGTGCGATCAATCTGCATCCGGCGCCGCCCAAGTATCGCGGTCTGGGCAGCCAGCACTACGCGATCTACTACAATGATGAAACCTACGGTTCAACCTGCCATCACTTGGCACCTTCGGTCGACAGCGGGCAGATTATTGATGTGGCGCACTTTAACGTAGCACGGGCTGAGACTGCATCGTCGTTGCGTCTGCACGTGGGCGCTTATTGCTTGCAGCAGTTCATCCATCTGGTCACCGATTATATCCTGCAGGGACGGTCACTGCCGGTCTCACCAGAGAGCTGGGGCGAGCGGTTGTACAAGCAATCGGAGCTCAAACCCTGGATGGAAAGGGTCCGCGCCGAGGAGCCGGATCATCGTTGCTTCAGGTAG
- a CDS encoding LysE family translocator produces MQNLDYYSIILFVIATCVTPGPNNVMLMSSGANFGMGRTMRHLAGINIGFPLMLVAVGLGAGAIFRQYPWLQDGLKVIGAVYLLYLAYRIASAPVVDMDDPSGKPLGFTAAALFQWVNPKAWVMAVGAVLAYTSPLEPFRVQVLLIALLFFLFGSPCSLVWVFFGQYLRRFLTRPSCLKAFNIIMSLVLLMSLIPVLRGLPFQQWWS; encoded by the coding sequence ATACAGAACCTCGATTACTACTCGATCATTTTGTTCGTGATCGCCACATGCGTCACGCCAGGGCCTAACAACGTGATGTTGATGTCATCGGGGGCGAATTTCGGGATGGGCCGCACGATGCGGCATTTGGCAGGGATCAACATCGGTTTTCCGTTAATGTTGGTGGCAGTCGGGCTGGGCGCGGGGGCAATTTTCCGACAATACCCGTGGCTGCAGGACGGACTGAAAGTGATAGGCGCGGTGTACCTGCTGTATTTGGCCTACCGGATAGCCAGCGCCCCCGTGGTGGACATGGATGATCCGTCGGGCAAGCCATTGGGGTTCACCGCTGCGGCGTTGTTTCAGTGGGTCAACCCGAAAGCCTGGGTGATGGCCGTGGGCGCGGTACTGGCCTATACCTCGCCCTTGGAGCCCTTCCGTGTGCAGGTCTTACTAATTGCTCTGCTGTTCTTTTTGTTCGGCTCACCCTGTTCATTGGTTTGGGTATTTTTTGGACAGTATTTGCGACGTTTCCTGACTCGGCCGTCGTGTTTAAAGGCGTTCAATATCATCATGAGCCTGGTGCTGTTGATGTCGTTGATTCCGGTTCTAAGAGGCCTGCCATTTCAGCAATGGTGGTCTTGA
- a CDS encoding PLP-dependent aminotransferase family protein, with the protein MTLYLNLAEFISSRIEQGLYGPGERLPSVRALSHEHGVSLTTVQQAYRVLECSGLAIPRARSGYFVPADRRVAPLPQMDRPILRPVNISQWDMVRELMHFDQSASIVQLGCGMPDITAPTLKPLLTTMARISRRSDSVSLQYNHIQGVLALREQIARLSIDSGCSLTPADIIVTSGCQEALSTAIRAVCMPGDIVAIASPSYHGITQILKAADLKALEIPTDPVTGINLEALEMAMEQWPIKVIQLTANCNNPLGYIMPDDRKLKLVRLAQRFDVPIIEDDIYGDLSHRYPRPRSLKSFDEDNRVLLCSSFSKTVAPGLRVGWIAPGRYLPQVLHMKYIGSGTTATQPQLAIAEFIAKGNYLQHLRRMCKQYKRNGDLMSEWVNRYFPAGTRVSQPQGGFTLWVELPEEFDTYALNRLLETQNVQVASGNIFSAAGKYRNCIRMNFANLPTRKVEMAVLKVGKTIGQLMEQESSDVRVGTAVAANTGVSKNE; encoded by the coding sequence ATGACTCTTTATCTGAACCTCGCCGAATTCATCAGCAGCCGCATTGAGCAGGGCCTGTACGGGCCTGGCGAGCGCCTACCCTCTGTACGCGCCCTAAGCCATGAGCACGGTGTCAGCCTGACAACCGTGCAACAGGCCTACCGTGTATTGGAATGTTCCGGGCTGGCGATACCGCGCGCCAGGTCGGGTTACTTCGTTCCCGCCGACAGGCGAGTGGCGCCCTTACCGCAAATGGACCGTCCGATCTTGCGGCCGGTGAACATTTCCCAATGGGACATGGTTCGGGAGCTGATGCACTTCGATCAGAGTGCCAGTATTGTTCAGTTGGGTTGCGGCATGCCGGATATAACCGCGCCCACCCTCAAGCCGCTGCTGACTACAATGGCCCGTATCAGCCGGCGCAGTGACAGCGTAAGCCTGCAGTACAACCACATCCAGGGCGTATTGGCATTGCGTGAACAAATCGCTCGGCTGTCCATTGATTCGGGCTGCAGCCTGACCCCGGCCGACATAATCGTCACCAGCGGTTGCCAGGAAGCCCTGTCTACCGCCATACGCGCGGTTTGCATGCCCGGCGACATCGTTGCCATTGCCTCGCCGAGCTACCACGGGATCACGCAAATCCTCAAGGCCGCCGACCTCAAGGCACTGGAGATTCCCACTGACCCTGTCACTGGCATCAACCTAGAAGCCTTGGAAATGGCCATGGAGCAATGGCCGATCAAAGTTATCCAATTGACTGCCAACTGTAACAACCCCCTGGGCTACATCATGCCCGACGATCGCAAGCTCAAGCTTGTCCGCCTGGCCCAGCGTTTTGACGTGCCGATCATTGAAGACGATATCTATGGTGATCTATCACATCGCTATCCGCGGCCGCGCTCACTGAAGTCCTTTGATGAGGACAATCGGGTTTTGCTGTGCAGTTCATTTTCCAAGACAGTGGCACCCGGCCTTCGAGTCGGCTGGATCGCCCCGGGACGCTACCTGCCACAGGTGCTGCACATGAAATACATTGGCTCGGGCACCACGGCGACACAACCCCAGTTGGCGATTGCCGAATTCATCGCCAAGGGCAATTACCTCCAGCACCTGCGCCGTATGTGCAAACAATACAAGCGCAACGGCGACCTGATGAGCGAATGGGTCAACCGCTATTTCCCGGCGGGCACCCGAGTCAGCCAACCCCAAGGGGGGTTTACGCTGTGGGTCGAGCTACCGGAAGAGTTCGACACCTATGCCCTCAACCGCCTGCTGGAAACCCAGAACGTACAAGTGGCGAGCGGCAATATTTTCTCGGCGGCAGGAAAATACCGTAACTGCATTCGGATGAACTTCGCCAACCTGCCCACTCGCAAGGTGGAGATGGCGGTTCTGAAGGTCGGTAAGACCATCGGCCAACTCATGGAACAGGAGTCGAGCGACGTCCGCGTCGGGACAGCAGTAGCGGCTAATACTGGTGTTAGCAAAAATGAGTAA
- the avs1c gene encoding AVAST type 1 anti-phage system protein Avs1c produces MAPAGGCSASTRAEFEVRFHHLHEAFKNGKMHILPDMVESILRVRRLPNGRIDFLSVDETARLQANIIHRFFNMQDIISDGETQDPFVDT; encoded by the coding sequence TTGGCTCCAGCTGGTGGATGCAGCGCCTCGACCAGGGCAGAGTTTGAAGTTCGCTTTCATCATCTTCATGAGGCATTCAAAAACGGCAAGATGCACATCTTGCCAGACATGGTTGAGAGCATACTTCGAGTGAGACGACTTCCAAACGGTCGGATTGACTTCCTCAGTGTCGACGAGACGGCTCGCTTGCAAGCCAACATAATTCATCGGTTTTTTAATATGCAGGACATAATTTCAGATGGGGAAACGCAAGATCCTTTCGTAGACACATAA
- a CDS encoding TnsA endonuclease N-terminal domain-containing protein, with the protein MEDTLDICASLGIRHPQVRGLLTVVSTDLLIDLSSGKQLAIAVKHSSELAKLRVIEKLQIEKTFWEARGVEWRIFTQREVTDGMRENLLWIQPYLNPDMASYQELGVSEVQDLLYRLKLHPRTKVTRLCAKLDDQYGLDPGFHLSTLRHAVAFRFIRAPLDKAFHSWTYGDLALRETVSVAGVNNAS; encoded by the coding sequence ATCGAGGACACTCTCGATATCTGTGCCAGCTTGGGTATTCGTCATCCTCAGGTCCGTGGGCTTCTGACCGTCGTTTCAACCGATCTTTTGATCGACCTGTCTTCGGGCAAGCAACTGGCGATTGCCGTTAAACACTCATCAGAACTAGCAAAGCTAAGAGTTATAGAAAAACTCCAAATTGAAAAAACGTTCTGGGAAGCCCGCGGGGTCGAGTGGAGAATTTTCACACAGAGGGAAGTAACTGATGGTATGCGAGAAAACCTGCTCTGGATCCAGCCTTACTTAAACCCGGATATGGCCAGTTACCAGGAGCTGGGCGTTTCAGAAGTGCAGGATCTTTTGTACCGGCTGAAGCTTCACCCCCGAACCAAGGTGACACGGCTGTGCGCAAAGCTCGATGACCAGTATGGGCTGGACCCCGGGTTTCATCTGAGCACCCTCCGGCATGCGGTGGCCTTTCGATTCATACGGGCTCCTCTAGATAAAGCGTTCCACAGCTGGACCTATGGAGACCTCGCACTCAGAGAAACAGTGTCAGTCGCCGGGGTGAATAATGCTTCTTAA
- a CDS encoding Mu transposase C-terminal domain-containing protein encodes MVLDGFYLTNEKVPLTAAKDKAVGLFKARYPTATESAVPTLKQFRYFFQTNYQNSEVARKRTPARIYQKDMRALTSTSANLNFGPGARYEIDATIGDLYLVAEDDPNVIIGRPVLYFVKDVFSRMVVGMYVGLENPSWVAAMLALSNSFSDKTAYCQEYAVNIRTEDWPSMGIPAGIMADRGELLYRQADVLVNRFGVQLSNSRAYRGDDKAICERFFNTIQSQFRPYVGGVVEPVNGKKRIGKRYELDAVLNISEFTKMLINLVVVYNTQHVIEGYDLAPDMPIDLPSIPLDLWNWGIQNRTGKLRSCDESLARINLLPYENGTVSQVGITLKGLVYTCREAITAGWFDRIRQNRPSKVEVAFDPRRTNTVYLRPDKTFENYWVCELSDRSRRFRDMSFMEAAGVLKAMGRTKATARQAEEYRKPDSLAAVEQIVATAKKRQKTNKSSASDSARLRGIRDNRVTEKETERDQIAIKNDGQAKRDRPADIVPFRSQKTPSNESIDYPDLDAFLEDDDD; translated from the coding sequence ATGGTGCTCGATGGCTTTTATCTAACCAATGAAAAAGTGCCGCTGACCGCGGCGAAGGACAAAGCCGTTGGCCTCTTCAAAGCACGATATCCCACCGCCACAGAATCGGCTGTGCCCACACTGAAGCAGTTTCGGTATTTCTTTCAGACTAACTATCAGAATAGTGAAGTAGCGCGGAAGCGAACTCCTGCACGAATTTACCAAAAGGATATGCGGGCGTTGACAAGCACCTCGGCGAATCTGAACTTTGGCCCCGGAGCACGATACGAGATCGATGCGACGATCGGCGATCTTTATCTCGTGGCCGAAGACGATCCTAACGTCATCATCGGTCGACCCGTTTTGTACTTCGTCAAAGACGTGTTTAGTCGAATGGTGGTTGGCATGTACGTGGGCCTGGAAAACCCCTCTTGGGTGGCCGCAATGCTGGCGTTGAGTAATTCCTTTAGTGACAAAACGGCCTATTGCCAGGAATACGCAGTGAATATTCGAACAGAAGATTGGCCCAGTATGGGCATTCCTGCGGGGATCATGGCTGATAGGGGCGAACTTCTGTACCGCCAAGCCGATGTGCTGGTTAACCGGTTCGGCGTGCAACTGAGTAACTCACGGGCCTACCGAGGTGATGATAAAGCGATCTGCGAGCGGTTCTTCAACACAATTCAGAGTCAGTTCCGGCCTTACGTGGGTGGTGTAGTGGAGCCGGTGAATGGCAAGAAGCGCATCGGTAAGCGCTATGAATTGGATGCAGTTCTGAACATTTCTGAATTCACAAAAATGCTGATCAACTTGGTTGTTGTCTATAACACCCAACATGTTATTGAAGGCTATGACCTTGCGCCCGATATGCCAATAGACCTGCCATCAATACCGTTGGATTTATGGAATTGGGGAATCCAGAACCGCACCGGCAAGCTCCGGTCATGTGACGAGAGTTTAGCGCGAATTAACCTTTTGCCCTATGAAAATGGAACAGTGTCTCAGGTGGGCATTACCCTCAAAGGTCTTGTTTATACCTGTCGGGAAGCAATTACAGCAGGTTGGTTCGATCGCATCCGCCAGAACCGGCCGTCAAAAGTTGAAGTCGCTTTCGATCCCAGGCGAACCAATACGGTCTATCTGAGACCCGACAAAACGTTTGAGAATTATTGGGTGTGCGAACTTTCGGACAGAAGTCGCAGATTTCGCGATATGAGTTTTATGGAAGCTGCTGGCGTGCTCAAAGCTATGGGCCGTACGAAAGCGACCGCTCGACAGGCTGAGGAGTATCGAAAGCCGGATTCACTGGCCGCCGTTGAACAAATTGTTGCGACTGCCAAGAAGCGACAAAAAACCAATAAATCATCTGCCAGTGATTCGGCACGACTTCGTGGAATACGGGACAATCGCGTGACAGAAAAAGAGACTGAAAGGGATCAAATTGCTATTAAAAATGATGGTCAGGCCAAGCGAGATCGCCCAGCCGATATAGTGCCTTTCCGCTCTCAAAAAACGCCTTCAAATGAGAGCATAGACTACCCCGATTTGGATGCTTTCTTGGAGGACGATGATGATTAA
- a CDS encoding ATP-binding protein, translated as MMIKLPLAEYREAEIREYEGHPLINALPPINSPQATAKMLGRFPSVDEAEKLLPAHIRRHAMMRILDQFLYPTKSHLQLEQMISGMIRRGYLSRNIAASDYHRNLDDVAHTDFTAILRNAGNEALVSSVIGCSGTGKTTAIEAILRSYPQAIYHPDYQHCQLVWLKVECPHDGSVKSLCTHFFRSIDDALGTDYQALYVKSRSSAESMLGDVARVSALHSVGVLVIDEIQHLEKSRSGGAAKMLNFFVTLTNVIKVPVLFIGTPKALELFQPTMRSARRAAQFGSLDWGRFARTENTGSDEEWERFFKRLWKLQWFEHATPFTDEMMDLFWEYTQGIAHIAVALFYLSQVRAVVSGRESIDRAIVTKVYQEELAMMHPMIAALRSGREATILQFADLDIPREALRVQSALQKASHMPADQKTQTDAQSSKLERLIAILGQMGIGEDIAPVVAEQALEERPDEDLFPLVALIKKLEEKTPAQPETKASPQKKEKLRPVYLKDDLRLTRDDDPEETYRSLKKRGVIIELSAYLR; from the coding sequence ATGATGATTAAGTTGCCACTCGCCGAGTATCGAGAAGCAGAAATCCGGGAATATGAAGGGCATCCACTGATTAATGCTTTGCCTCCTATTAACTCACCGCAGGCTACTGCGAAGATGCTAGGTCGCTTCCCGAGCGTAGATGAAGCTGAAAAATTATTGCCAGCCCACATTCGACGTCATGCAATGATGCGAATTTTGGATCAATTTCTGTATCCAACCAAATCCCATCTTCAGTTGGAGCAAATGATTTCGGGCATGATTCGCCGTGGGTATTTGAGCAGGAATATCGCTGCGTCTGATTACCACCGTAATCTTGATGATGTGGCACATACTGACTTCACAGCAATCTTACGAAACGCCGGTAATGAGGCGTTGGTCAGTTCCGTCATTGGATGCTCTGGTACCGGCAAGACAACGGCGATAGAGGCTATCCTAAGGAGTTATCCGCAAGCGATTTACCACCCTGACTACCAACATTGTCAGCTTGTTTGGTTAAAAGTGGAATGCCCCCATGATGGCTCGGTGAAGAGTTTGTGTACTCACTTTTTCCGATCTATTGACGATGCGCTAGGTACTGATTACCAGGCGCTCTATGTAAAAAGTAGATCCTCTGCAGAGTCTATGCTGGGGGACGTTGCTCGTGTGTCTGCGCTGCATTCAGTCGGCGTGCTCGTCATTGATGAGATTCAGCACTTGGAGAAATCCCGGTCGGGAGGTGCGGCCAAGATGCTCAACTTCTTTGTCACTCTGACTAACGTGATCAAAGTACCAGTCCTTTTTATCGGGACGCCCAAAGCTCTAGAGCTTTTTCAGCCGACTATGCGGTCGGCGCGAAGGGCGGCTCAGTTTGGCAGTCTTGACTGGGGGCGGTTTGCACGCACCGAGAATACTGGCAGTGATGAAGAGTGGGAAAGATTCTTCAAGCGACTATGGAAGCTGCAGTGGTTTGAGCACGCAACTCCTTTCACTGATGAAATGATGGACTTGTTCTGGGAGTACACCCAGGGTATTGCGCACATAGCCGTTGCTCTTTTCTATCTCAGCCAGGTAAGAGCAGTTGTGTCGGGTCGGGAGTCGATAGATCGAGCGATCGTAACCAAGGTCTACCAAGAAGAGCTTGCGATGATGCATCCGATGATTGCCGCTTTAAGAAGTGGCCGCGAAGCAACGATTCTTCAATTCGCTGACCTTGATATACCCAGGGAGGCGCTGCGTGTTCAAAGTGCTTTGCAGAAAGCTTCTCATATGCCTGCTGATCAAAAAACACAGACTGATGCTCAGAGCTCCAAACTGGAGCGTCTGATTGCGATATTAGGTCAGATGGGTATTGGGGAAGATATTGCGCCCGTTGTTGCTGAGCAGGCTTTGGAGGAGCGGCCAGATGAGGATTTATTCCCGTTAGTAGCTCTTATTAAAAAGCTGGAGGAGAAGACTCCGGCGCAGCCTGAAACCAAAGCCAGTCCTCAGAAAAAAGAGAAGTTGCGCCCGGTTTACTTGAAAGATGATCTTCGGTTGACCCGGGATGACGATCCTGAGGAGACATACCGAAGCCTGAAAAAAAGAGGTGTGATTATTGAACTGTCAGCTTATCTCAGATGA
- a CDS encoding isocitrate/isopropylmalate family dehydrogenase gives MVNKIQVESPLVILHGDEMAQVAFEEILKRFVTTRLAIELIEIDLSAEHRFLTNGQVIFEAIEALKKYGVGVKNAGMTVNREQLDAMLEKHPELSQSRLDPLATKSPNGAIRKGIGGNITREDIQFQNLRVRKPDWIDRDIDVDTMDNGGIKDSYNELSSSTGVVKLLFVGKSGNPVELHRRDVKKGDPWLLATNDIADVKAWAHRFFQRAIDEKRDAYLGLKDTVIAGYDGVMRAAIEAIYKQEYKKQFEAVGINYYYELVDAQAARIVANPPERALWGVPDNTTGRKLYKLVKQLKRYGIPVRNAHVSISRMSAGGGDQYGSFNMPAQEDGILKVVVDGVEKHARRVSQGDPILLMSNDHEAIKDWVSQVFRDASSKHKEVYFGLKREYMEYDEVFSTVINDVRRELAADHTSPPSFMIMRPSSQLIKMITDPPRSALYPAQNLDGDIFSDISAALGGSLATASSIIESKSSTMLFEAPHGTAHDLYLKYLESNGKDAHFNPSALIYALANALETLGRRERNEALLDYSARLKSALKDTVGDGIVTADLKDKTTTPESETLVDMMGFLDSIEERLGSFTM, from the coding sequence ATGGTCAATAAAATTCAGGTGGAATCACCGCTGGTCATTCTGCACGGCGATGAGATGGCTCAGGTGGCTTTTGAAGAAATCCTGAAAAGGTTTGTCACAACCCGCCTGGCTATTGAGCTGATAGAAATCGATTTATCGGCCGAACATCGGTTTCTGACGAACGGCCAGGTTATTTTCGAAGCCATCGAGGCACTCAAAAAATACGGTGTTGGCGTCAAGAACGCCGGCATGACCGTGAACAGAGAGCAATTGGATGCGATGCTTGAAAAGCACCCAGAGCTCAGTCAGTCCAGGCTTGATCCGCTCGCGACCAAGTCACCTAATGGCGCAATACGCAAAGGAATCGGGGGCAACATCACCCGGGAGGATATTCAATTCCAGAATCTCAGGGTGCGGAAACCCGACTGGATTGATCGTGATATTGATGTCGACACCATGGACAACGGGGGCATTAAGGACAGTTACAATGAATTGTCCTCATCAACGGGCGTGGTCAAACTGCTCTTCGTCGGAAAAAGCGGGAACCCGGTCGAGCTGCACCGCCGTGATGTGAAAAAAGGCGACCCCTGGCTACTGGCTACTAATGACATCGCCGATGTTAAAGCCTGGGCTCACCGGTTTTTCCAGCGCGCAATTGACGAAAAACGAGATGCTTACCTCGGCCTGAAAGATACCGTGATTGCTGGCTACGATGGCGTAATGCGCGCCGCTATAGAAGCTATTTACAAACAGGAATACAAAAAGCAATTTGAAGCGGTGGGTATCAACTACTACTACGAACTGGTCGATGCGCAGGCCGCCCGTATTGTTGCCAACCCGCCAGAGCGCGCACTGTGGGGCGTGCCGGACAACACCACCGGCCGAAAACTGTATAAGCTTGTCAAGCAGCTAAAACGCTACGGCATACCCGTCCGAAACGCTCATGTTTCGATCTCGCGCATGAGTGCCGGCGGTGGTGATCAATACGGCAGTTTCAACATGCCTGCTCAGGAAGACGGCATCCTCAAGGTTGTCGTCGATGGAGTAGAAAAGCACGCTCGTCGTGTCAGTCAGGGCGACCCAATCCTGCTCATGTCCAATGACCATGAGGCAATCAAGGACTGGGTCAGCCAGGTTTTTAGGGATGCCTCAAGCAAGCACAAAGAAGTGTATTTTGGTCTCAAACGAGAATACATGGAATACGACGAGGTATTCAGCACCGTCATCAACGATGTGCGCCGCGAACTGGCCGCGGATCACACCTCGCCGCCCTCTTTCATGATCATGCGACCTTCGAGCCAGCTGATAAAAATGATAACTGATCCTCCCCGGAGTGCGCTCTACCCTGCCCAGAACCTGGACGGGGATATATTTTCTGATATTTCTGCCGCTCTCGGCGGCAGCCTCGCCACCGCAAGCTCCATCATCGAAAGCAAGAGCAGCACGATGCTCTTTGAGGCACCGCATGGAACAGCCCACGATCTATACCTCAAATACCTGGAAAGCAATGGAAAAGACGCGCATTTCAACCCCTCAGCGCTGATCTACGCCCTCGCGAATGCCCTGGAAACCCTGGGCCGCCGGGAGCGCAATGAAGCCTTGCTTGATTATTCCGCCCGACTCAAATCAGCGTTAAAAGATACCGTAGGGGATGGCATTGTTACGGCTGACTTGAAGGATAAGACGACAACTCCTGAGAGCGAAACACTGGTGGATATGATGGGGTTTCTTGATTCCATTGAGGAACGGCTGGGCAGCTTTACGATGTGA
- a CDS encoding malic enzyme-like NAD(P)-binding protein, producing the protein MTKDFKQAALDYHSKPVPGKISTGLTKPASTVGDLSLAYSPGVAEPVREIARDPDNAYLYTGKSNLVAVITNGTAILGLGNLGPLASKPVMEGKALLFKRFAGIDSVDIEVKADTAQAFIDTVIPISDTFGGINLEDIKAPECFEIERVLIDRCDVPVFHDDQHGTAIVTAAGMLNALEIQGKTLDTARIVCLGAGAAAVACMRLLLSLGAKRENLYMVDRRGVIRSGREGLNSFKEEFINDGGAKTLDDAIDNADVFVGLSGPDLLNAEQIKQMAPRPIVFACSNPDPEISPELAMSVRDDLIMATGRSDYPNQVNNVLGFPFIFRGALDVRAKRINEAMKVAAVYAIRDLAKKEIPQDVLAAHQLRELSFGPHYIIPKAMDYRLLTEVSDAVAKAAIESGVARLPYPSHYPL; encoded by the coding sequence ATGACTAAAGACTTTAAGCAGGCCGCGCTGGACTATCACTCGAAGCCCGTCCCCGGGAAGATTTCCACTGGTCTGACCAAGCCTGCAAGTACGGTGGGCGACCTCTCACTTGCCTACAGTCCGGGTGTCGCGGAGCCAGTGCGCGAAATCGCCCGCGATCCGGATAATGCTTACCTGTATACCGGGAAAAGCAATCTGGTCGCAGTGATCACCAATGGCACCGCGATTCTCGGGCTCGGAAACCTGGGGCCGCTGGCCAGCAAACCAGTAATGGAAGGCAAGGCCCTGCTATTCAAGCGTTTCGCAGGCATCGACTCCGTTGATATCGAGGTCAAGGCAGATACCGCCCAGGCGTTTATCGATACCGTCATTCCCATCTCAGATACCTTTGGCGGCATTAATCTGGAAGACATCAAGGCACCTGAGTGTTTCGAAATTGAGCGAGTTTTGATTGATCGCTGCGATGTTCCAGTATTCCATGACGATCAGCATGGCACCGCCATTGTGACGGCGGCAGGTATGCTGAATGCATTGGAAATCCAGGGTAAGACGCTGGACACCGCAAGAATTGTCTGCTTGGGAGCGGGTGCGGCGGCCGTTGCCTGCATGCGATTGTTGTTAAGTCTCGGTGCGAAACGAGAAAATCTGTATATGGTTGATCGCAGAGGTGTGATCCGCTCCGGCAGGGAGGGTTTGAATAGCTTCAAGGAAGAATTTATTAATGATGGCGGGGCAAAGACTCTGGACGATGCCATTGATAACGCAGACGTTTTTGTTGGATTATCCGGGCCGGATTTGCTCAATGCTGAACAGATCAAACAAATGGCACCCCGGCCGATAGTTTTTGCGTGTTCGAACCCTGACCCTGAGATTTCACCCGAACTGGCAATGTCGGTTCGGGACGACCTGATTATGGCTACAGGTCGATCAGACTATCCCAATCAGGTTAACAACGTACTTGGTTTTCCGTTCATTTTCAGGGGCGCGCTGGATGTACGCGCTAAACGAATTAACGAAGCCATGAAGGTTGCAGCTGTTTATGCAATTCGAGATCTGGCGAAAAAGGAAATACCGCAAGATGTCCTGGCCGCCCATCAACTGAGAGAACTGTCTTTTGGGCCCCACTACATCATTCCTAAAGCCATGGACTATCGGTTGCTAACGGAAGTGTCAGACGCAGTTGCCAAAGCGGCCATCGAATCGGGTGTTGCACGCTTGCCCTATCCTTCACACTATCCGTTATAG
- a CDS encoding DUF2970 domain-containing protein yields the protein MKSVLAAALGVQSQKNLEHDGQQNGVAPYIVVAVLVVVLFVLTLIGVVALVVRYAS from the coding sequence GTGAAAAGTGTTCTGGCGGCTGCTCTGGGTGTGCAAAGCCAGAAAAATTTGGAACACGACGGTCAGCAAAACGGTGTGGCACCCTACATCGTCGTCGCGGTGTTGGTGGTGGTATTGTTTGTACTCACGCTGATTGGAGTGGTTGCCCTGGTTGTTCGCTATGCCAGTTAG